The proteins below are encoded in one region of Sideroxydans lithotrophicus ES-1:
- the iscU gene encoding Fe-S cluster assembly scaffold IscU, which produces MAYSEKVLDHYEHPRNVGSLDKDDAYVGTGMVGAPACGDVMKLQIKVGKDGLIEDAKFKTYGCGSAIASSSLVTEWVKGKTVDQALAIKNTHIAEELALPPVKIHCSILAEDAIKAAVADYKAKNGATLETAACNGNK; this is translated from the coding sequence ATGGCTTACAGCGAAAAAGTACTGGATCACTACGAACATCCGCGCAACGTCGGTTCCCTGGATAAGGACGACGCATATGTCGGCACCGGCATGGTCGGTGCGCCGGCATGCGGCGATGTGATGAAGCTGCAGATCAAGGTCGGCAAGGACGGTCTCATCGAAGATGCCAAATTCAAGACTTACGGTTGCGGGTCGGCTATCGCATCCAGCTCGCTCGTCACCGAGTGGGTCAAAGGCAAGACAGTCGATCAGGCGCTGGCGATCAAGAACACCCACATCGCCGAAGAGCTGGCATTGCCGCCGGTGAAGATACACTGTTCGATCCTGGCGGAAGATGCGATCAAGGCGGCAGTGGCGGATTACAAGGCAAAGAATGGCGCAACGCTGGAGACAGCAGCCTGTAACGGCAATAAATGA
- a CDS encoding IscS subfamily cysteine desulfurase — MKLHLPIYMDYSATTPVDPRVAEAMIPYLTEKFGNPASRSHSFGWAADEAVERAREQVAALVNADPKEIVWTSGATESNNLALKGAAHFYADKGKHIVTVQTEHKAVLDTVRELERQGFAATYLDPEPNGLLDLDKFKASLRPDTTLVSVMLVNNEIGVIQDVATIGEICRERGILFHVDAAQGTGKVGIDLQKLKIDLMSFSAHKTYGPKGIGALYVRRKPRVRLEAQMHGGGHERGFRSGTLPTHQIVGMGEAFRIAKEEMASENERIRMLRDRLWKGLSGMEEVYLNGDMEHRVPHNLNVSFNFVEGESLIMAVKDVAVSSGSACTSASLEPSYVLRALGRNDELAHSSIRFTVGRFTTVEEVDYTVKLLQEKIAKLRDLSPLWDMYKDGIDMNTVQWAAH; from the coding sequence ATGAAGCTGCATTTGCCGATCTATATGGATTATTCCGCAACCACACCGGTCGATCCGCGCGTGGCCGAGGCGATGATCCCGTATCTCACCGAGAAATTCGGTAATCCCGCCTCTCGTTCGCATTCTTTCGGCTGGGCGGCGGATGAAGCGGTGGAGCGTGCGCGCGAGCAGGTTGCTGCTTTGGTCAATGCCGATCCGAAAGAGATCGTGTGGACCTCGGGTGCGACCGAATCGAACAATCTTGCCCTGAAGGGCGCGGCGCATTTTTACGCGGACAAGGGCAAGCATATCGTCACCGTGCAGACCGAGCACAAGGCCGTGCTGGATACCGTGCGCGAACTGGAACGGCAGGGATTCGCTGCCACTTATCTGGATCCCGAGCCGAATGGTTTGCTCGACCTGGACAAGTTCAAGGCTTCGCTGCGTCCGGATACCACGCTGGTGTCGGTGATGCTGGTGAACAACGAGATCGGAGTGATCCAGGATGTTGCCACCATCGGCGAGATATGCCGCGAGCGCGGCATCCTGTTCCACGTCGATGCGGCGCAGGGGACCGGCAAGGTGGGTATCGATCTGCAAAAGCTCAAAATCGACCTGATGTCGTTCTCGGCGCACAAGACCTACGGCCCGAAAGGCATCGGTGCTCTGTATGTGCGGCGCAAACCGCGTGTGCGTCTGGAAGCGCAGATGCATGGCGGCGGACATGAGCGCGGTTTCCGTTCCGGCACATTGCCGACGCACCAGATCGTCGGCATGGGCGAGGCGTTCCGCATCGCCAAAGAAGAGATGGCAAGCGAGAACGAGCGCATCCGCATGTTGCGCGACCGCTTGTGGAAGGGGTTGTCCGGCATGGAAGAGGTCTACCTCAATGGCGATATGGAACACCGCGTGCCGCACAATCTGAATGTGAGCTTCAACTTCGTCGAGGGTGAGTCGCTCATCATGGCGGTCAAGGATGTCGCGGTTTCCAGCGGCTCCGCCTGTACCTCGGCCAGCCTGGAGCCTTCCTACGTGCTGCGTGCTCTGGGGCGCAACGATGAATTGGCGCACAGCTCGATCCGTTTCACGGTCGGACGTTTCACCACGGTGGAAGAGGTTGATTACACAGTGAAACTGCTGCAGGAAAAGATTGCCAAACTTCGTGACTTATCCCCCTTATGGGATATGTACAAGGATGGCATAGATATGAATACTGTGCAGTGGGCTGCACATTAA
- a CDS encoding DUF47 domain-containing protein: MTKANPASKFLLARILDRVFPKVPDFFQMLTEQTLKVAHTVNLLVEYMEHNDPTVAEALKQNVHEADLIKVRNLHELNDAFSTPIDREDIYRAIVALDDIVMYCKTTVHEMDVLAVTSDQFMRDISHCIKEGVDALSKGYAKLGTSPASAAADADAARKAERHAEKKYRFALSTLFEGSDYVNMFKRREIYRHLTNAAHHMAQCANTLHDIVVKIS, from the coding sequence ATGACCAAAGCCAATCCAGCCTCCAAATTCCTGCTTGCACGCATCCTCGACCGGGTATTCCCCAAGGTGCCGGATTTCTTCCAGATGCTCACCGAGCAAACGCTCAAGGTCGCGCACACCGTCAACCTGCTGGTCGAATACATGGAACACAACGACCCGACGGTCGCCGAAGCGCTCAAGCAGAACGTGCACGAAGCCGACCTGATCAAGGTGCGCAACCTGCACGAACTCAATGATGCCTTCTCCACCCCGATCGACCGCGAGGATATCTACCGCGCCATCGTCGCGCTCGACGACATCGTGATGTACTGCAAGACCACCGTGCACGAGATGGACGTGCTCGCCGTCACCTCGGACCAGTTCATGCGCGACATCTCGCACTGCATCAAGGAAGGCGTCGATGCGCTGTCCAAAGGCTACGCCAAGCTCGGCACCTCCCCCGCCTCCGCTGCAGCGGACGCTGACGCAGCGCGCAAAGCCGAACGCCATGCCGAAAAAAAATACCGTTTTGCCCTGTCGACCCTGTTCGAGGGCAGCGACTACGTCAACATGTTCAAGCGCCGCGAGATCTACCGCCACCTGACCAATGCCGCCCATCACATGGCGCAATGCGCCAACACACTGCACGACATCGTGGTCAAGATAAGCTGA
- a CDS encoding Fe-S cluster assembly transcription factor, translated as MRLTTKGRFAVTAMVDLAMRGGKGPVTLAGISERQKISLSYLEQLFGKLRRNNVVASVRGPGGGYCLARPANKISMVDIITAVDEALDATQCGTRGNCADGKPCLTHDLWFGLNEAIHEYLSKINLQQLVDGQIQSKAGVSEIAPITMATKADTAARVPA; from the coding sequence ATGCGACTCACGACGAAAGGGCGGTTTGCAGTAACGGCAATGGTGGATCTGGCGATGCGCGGCGGCAAGGGCCCCGTGACGCTGGCAGGAATCAGCGAGCGGCAGAAGATCTCGCTGTCTTATCTGGAGCAGTTGTTCGGCAAGTTGCGCCGCAACAATGTGGTGGCCAGCGTGCGCGGTCCGGGTGGCGGCTATTGTCTGGCGCGCCCTGCGAACAAGATATCGATGGTAGATATCATCACTGCCGTGGATGAGGCGCTGGACGCAACGCAATGCGGGACGCGAGGCAATTGTGCAGACGGCAAACCTTGTCTGACCCATGATCTGTGGTTTGGCCTGAATGAGGCGATCCACGAATATCTGAGCAAGATCAATCTTCAGCAACTGGTCGACGGTCAGATTCAGAGCAAGGCTGGCGTTTCCGAGATCGCTCCCATCACGATGGCGACGAAGGCCGACACTGCTGCACGAGTGCCTGCTTGA
- a CDS encoding RNA methyltransferase encodes MNKPNPLENVRVVLSHTTHPGNIGAAARAMKTMGLQHLYLINPRYFPDAQATAMAAGADDVLQSAVVCSSIDEALQGVVFTVAMTARLRDISIEVKAPREAMPEVLQHAASNPVALLFGTEMSGLTNEEMGKAQLGVNIPANPDFSSLNIAAAVQVMAYELNVAAQSFTPAIPQIEPATHERVEGLYAHLEKTLFEIGFFTTQNPARLMQRLRRLYSRTRLEDEEINILRGMLTVATEYNARLRKRYLEEHKDV; translated from the coding sequence TTGAATAAACCTAATCCTTTAGAGAATGTCCGTGTGGTGCTCAGCCACACCACCCATCCTGGCAACATCGGCGCGGCTGCGCGGGCGATGAAGACCATGGGGTTGCAGCATCTGTACTTGATCAATCCGCGTTATTTCCCCGATGCACAGGCGACGGCGATGGCTGCCGGTGCGGACGATGTCCTGCAGAGTGCGGTGGTGTGCAGTTCCATCGACGAGGCGCTGCAAGGCGTGGTGTTCACCGTGGCGATGACGGCGCGCCTGCGCGACATCTCCATTGAGGTGAAGGCGCCGCGCGAGGCGATGCCGGAAGTGTTGCAGCATGCTGCCAGCAATCCGGTGGCCCTGTTGTTCGGCACCGAGATGTCCGGCCTGACCAACGAAGAGATGGGCAAGGCGCAGCTGGGCGTGAACATTCCGGCGAACCCCGATTTCTCTTCGCTCAATATCGCGGCGGCGGTGCAAGTGATGGCCTATGAGCTGAACGTGGCGGCACAGAGCTTTACCCCGGCCATCCCGCAGATCGAACCTGCCACGCATGAACGTGTCGAAGGTTTGTATGCACATCTCGAAAAGACGCTGTTCGAGATCGGTTTCTTCACCACGCAGAATCCGGCGCGGTTGATGCAGCGTCTGCGTCGCCTGTACTCGCGTACCCGGCTGGAGGATGAGGAGATCAATATCCTGCGCGGCATGCTGACCGTGGCAACCGAGTACAATGCCCGTCTGAGAAAACGCTATCTGGAAGAGCACAAAGATGTTTAA
- the cysE gene encoding serine O-acetyltransferase, translating to MFKNIREDIASVFDRDPAARNTFEVLTCYPGLHARIFHRMSNTLWHVGLKWLARFISHFARWFTGIEIHPGATIGRRFFIDHGMGVVIGETAEIGDDVTMYHGVTLGGTSWKEGKRHPTLGNGVVIGAGAKVLGPIHIGDGAKIGSNAVVVKDVPAGATAAGIPARILDEEKKADHGFKAYAIGNDQNDPVAKTLHGLIGHSVTVDQRIDFILQQLEKMGVRVEEERATADKFDPNHLNKIVD from the coding sequence ATGTTTAAAAATATTCGCGAAGACATCGCCAGCGTATTCGACCGCGATCCGGCGGCGCGCAATACTTTCGAGGTGCTGACCTGCTATCCGGGGCTGCATGCGCGCATCTTCCATCGCATGTCCAACACGCTGTGGCACGTCGGCCTGAAATGGCTGGCGCGTTTCATCTCGCACTTCGCGCGCTGGTTCACCGGCATCGAGATACATCCCGGGGCGACCATCGGGCGGCGCTTCTTCATCGACCATGGCATGGGCGTGGTGATCGGCGAGACTGCCGAGATCGGCGACGATGTGACCATGTATCACGGCGTGACGCTGGGCGGTACTTCGTGGAAAGAGGGCAAGCGCCATCCGACACTGGGCAACGGCGTGGTGATCGGCGCCGGCGCCAAGGTGCTCGGCCCGATCCATATCGGCGATGGCGCCAAGATCGGTTCCAATGCCGTGGTGGTGAAGGACGTGCCCGCGGGCGCGACGGCTGCCGGTATCCCCGCGCGCATCCTGGATGAGGAGAAGAAGGCCGACCATGGCTTCAAGGCCTATGCCATCGGCAACGACCAGAACGATCCGGTCGCCAAGACCCTGCACGGTTTGATCGGGCATAGCGTCACTGTCGATCAGCGCATCGACTTCATTCTGCAGCAGCTGGAAAAGATGGGCGTGCGCGTGGAAGAAGAGCGTGCCACCGCCGATAAATTCGATCCGAACCATCTAAATAAGATAGTCGATTAA
- a CDS encoding inositol monophosphatase family protein — MHPMLNIAVKAAIRAGKLIYRAADNLDHLTVTKKSHADYVSEVDRAAERIIIEALKEAYPSHAILAEESGAQGESEYVWIIDPLDGTTNFLHGVPQYAVSIGLQHNGIMTQAVVYDPTKNDLFTATRGRGAFLNDKRLRVSKRKEMADALIGTGFPYSSFEHMDAYMGIVRDVMQKSSGIRRPGAASLDLAWTAAGRYDGFFETGLKPWDMAAGCLLITEAGGMVSDLHGSDTYLKSGHICAGNPDIHQHLLHIISPYLTPGLKG; from the coding sequence ATGCACCCCATGCTCAACATCGCGGTGAAGGCCGCCATTCGCGCAGGCAAACTGATCTACCGTGCCGCCGACAACCTCGATCACCTCACCGTGACCAAGAAATCCCACGCGGATTACGTCAGCGAAGTCGACCGCGCCGCCGAGCGCATCATCATCGAAGCCTTGAAGGAAGCCTATCCCAGCCACGCGATTCTAGCAGAAGAGAGCGGCGCCCAAGGCGAGTCGGAATACGTGTGGATCATCGATCCGCTCGATGGCACCACCAATTTTCTGCATGGCGTGCCGCAGTATGCAGTCTCCATCGGCCTGCAGCACAACGGCATAATGACCCAGGCCGTGGTGTACGACCCGACCAAGAACGACCTGTTCACCGCCACCCGCGGTCGCGGCGCTTTCCTCAACGACAAACGTCTGCGCGTCAGCAAACGCAAAGAGATGGCGGACGCCCTGATCGGCACCGGTTTCCCGTATAGCAGCTTCGAACACATGGATGCCTATATGGGCATCGTCCGCGATGTCATGCAAAAAAGTTCGGGCATACGACGCCCCGGCGCCGCCTCGCTGGATCTCGCGTGGACAGCCGCCGGCCGTTACGATGGCTTCTTCGAGACTGGACTGAAACCCTGGGACATGGCTGCCGGATGCCTGCTCATCACCGAAGCGGGCGGCATGGTCAGCGACCTGCATGGATCGGACACATACCTCAAGAGCGGCCATATCTGTGCTGGCAACCCCGACATCCATCAGCACCTGCTGCATATCATCTCGCCGTATCTGACACCCGGCCTGAAAGGCTAA
- a CDS encoding inorganic phosphate transporter, producing MDSTILVLAISTIAIVLIFEYTNGFHDAANIIATLIASRAMTPVQSVLLVAFFEFLGPLLGGTAVADTIGTFVSLGDIDRVLALTIVLCGLIGAIAWNLLTWWFGIPSSSSHALVGGLAGVVMVAAGSHHVAWGFSDLLHGHLSGVAKVIAALILSPIIGFGIGYLLHKIMLRLLRGAHPSINRDLRHLQYVTSAGLAFSHGANDGQKSMGILTLVLLLGGFIPTFAVPFWVIVACSLTITLGILSGGWQIVRTLGFSIYKIRPLHALDSQMTAASVIFSSSLFGAPVSTTHVVASSIMGIGASERPKAVRWGKATEIATTWVITIPGAALMSISCYLVIRAFV from the coding sequence ATGGATTCAACCATTCTCGTCCTCGCGATCTCGACCATCGCCATCGTGCTGATCTTCGAGTACACCAACGGATTCCATGACGCCGCCAACATCATCGCCACACTCATCGCCTCGCGCGCGATGACGCCGGTGCAGTCCGTGCTGCTGGTGGCCTTCTTCGAATTCCTCGGCCCCCTGCTCGGCGGCACTGCGGTAGCCGACACCATCGGCACATTCGTATCGCTGGGCGATATCGACCGCGTGCTTGCCCTGACCATCGTGCTGTGCGGCTTGATCGGCGCCATCGCGTGGAACCTGCTGACCTGGTGGTTCGGCATCCCCTCTTCTTCGTCACATGCACTCGTCGGCGGTCTGGCAGGCGTGGTCATGGTCGCCGCCGGATCGCACCATGTCGCCTGGGGCTTCAGCGACCTGCTGCACGGCCACCTGAGCGGTGTCGCCAAAGTGATCGCCGCGCTGATCCTGTCGCCCATCATCGGCTTCGGCATCGGTTACCTGTTGCACAAGATCATGCTGCGCCTGTTGCGCGGCGCACATCCTTCCATCAACCGCGACCTGCGCCATCTGCAATACGTGACCTCGGCCGGACTGGCCTTTTCGCACGGCGCCAACGACGGACAAAAGAGCATGGGCATCCTCACGCTCGTGCTGCTGCTGGGCGGCTTCATCCCCACCTTCGCCGTGCCGTTCTGGGTGATCGTCGCCTGCTCCCTGACCATCACGCTGGGCATCCTCTCCGGCGGCTGGCAGATCGTGCGCACACTGGGCTTTTCGATCTACAAGATCCGCCCCCTGCATGCACTGGATTCGCAGATGACCGCCGCCAGCGTGATCTTCAGTTCCTCGCTGTTCGGCGCCCCCGTCTCCACCACCCATGTGGTCGCATCCTCCATCATGGGCATCGGCGCTTCGGAACGCCCGAAGGCCGTGCGCTGGGGCAAGGCGACCGAGATCGCCACCACCTGGGTGATCACCATCCCCGGTGCGGCATTGATGTCGATTAGCTGCTATCTTGTCATCCGAGCATTCGTCTGA
- the iscA gene encoding iron-sulfur cluster assembly protein IscA → MTISLTENAAKHVQNFLAKRGKGVGLRLGVRTSGCSGMAYKLEFADAVDSEDLQFVSNGVTVLVDQHSLPYIDGMELDYTREGLNEGFKFNNPNVKDQCGCGESFKV, encoded by the coding sequence ATGACCATCTCGTTGACTGAAAATGCGGCGAAACATGTGCAGAATTTCCTGGCCAAACGCGGCAAGGGCGTCGGTCTGCGTCTCGGCGTGCGCACCAGCGGTTGTTCCGGCATGGCCTACAAGCTGGAGTTCGCCGATGCGGTCGATAGCGAAGACCTGCAGTTCGTCAGCAACGGTGTGACCGTGCTGGTCGACCAGCACAGCCTGCCCTATATCGACGGCATGGAACTCGATTACACGCGCGAGGGGTTGAACGAGGGGTTCAAGTTCAACAATCCGAACGTGAAGGATCAGTGCGGCTGCGGGGAAAGCTTCAAGGTTTGA